The genomic window ATAAGTACCCGGACTAATAGTTAATACTCCACCTCCGGAAGAAGACAGCGAATCTATCATCCCCTGCAGTGCACTGGTAGAATTATCTCCGTTCGGGAAAGTCATTCTATTTGTGGTATTGATATTGGGATTGTAAAAGTAGGAGTCCGGAGGTAGGGGTCTATCTAATGGATTTTGGGCGAGGCAAAAAAAGGTTCCTAAAAAAAGGGCTTTTAAAATTAGTAAAGATTTCATATCTGTAGTTTGAGTTAAGTATGTTAAGATTTTTGCATTCATATGTTCTATTATTTTGTGACGTAGGCTTGTCTTTGGTTTAAACCAGGTTCATCATACTTTTTTAATTGGTTAAATAATTCTTCCTGCATTCTTTTTGCAACTTCTTTATATTCGGGATCTTCATAAAAATTGATAACTTCATCAGGATCTTTCTGTAAATCAAAAAGGTAGGGTTTTTCTCTTTTATCTATAATGAGTTTGTACCGATGATTTACAGCAGATACCCACCATCCGCCACTTTTAGCAAAATAGGTGATTCGATCACCTGTAATTTCTTTTTGAGCATTTGTAAAATCATCTGAAGTATCTAGCCCGTGAAAATTAGCTTCTGTGTTTACTCCCATTAAACTTAAGATGGTAGGCGTAAAGTCTACATTAGTATACGCTGTATGGATCACTTTTTTAGCAGGGATTTTTTCCGGATAACGAATTAAAAAAGGGATTCGGGCAGAACCTTCGTATGGTACACTCTTGTTACGTCTGTTATGTTCAAAAAACATATCTCCATGATCTGAGGTAAAGATAACAATCGTATTTTCAGTTAAATTATTATCTGTCAGGAATTTTAAAATGCTGCCTACACTATCATCAATATGACTAATCATTCCGAAATACTGTTTTAAGGCATTTTTTTCATTTGCGAATGCTTTTTTACCTATGGCTTCATTTTTATCGTTTTCGTTTTGACCACCGGCCCAGGAAGGTTTGATGGCAGTGTATTGTGCTTCCATAGTTTTTGGGGCTTCGATTTTTAAATGCTCATACATGGTGTTGTACGGAGGTTTTGCATAATCCGGGGTATGAGGATCTGGGATAGAAAGCATTATGGCAAAAGGTTGATCTTTATCCCTTTCTAAAATTGCTAAGGTTTTCTCGGTAAAGAAGTCAGTAGCATGTATTACTTCGTCCTGTGGTAATTTTGAAGCGACGTTTTGATTAATACCTCTAAAATTACCATTTTTTATATGGAAATAAGGGGCGTGTCCTCCGGTCATCATATATGTATTGTCTTCAAAACCGGCTTTGTACTTTATACCAAAGGTGTATTTTTCCTCTCCAGCCAGATGCCATTTACCTACATATGAAGTTGCATATCCCTGATCTCTTAAAATTGTGGCAAAAGTTGGGATATCTTCTCTAATATGTAATCCATTTTTAGGAGCGCCGGTTGCTTGAGGATACAAACCGGTAACTAACGAAGCCCTGGAAGGTGTACACACCGGACTTGAAGCATAGTAGCTCATTGCTATGGCACCTTCGTCAGCCAACTTATCGATATTAGGTGTTTTAGAATTATTACCTTCTCCCCAGACGAATGCTTGCTCTTTTGGTAATAATTTTTGATAAGCACTAATGGTTCTAAAATTATGTTCATCTGTATGAATGATAATTAAATTCGGTTTTTTTGAAGTGTTAGAAACCATTTCTTTTCTAGGCTTAGCAGATGCCACTTGCTGACTCTTAGCGTCGCTGATAGTGCTCATGCAAACTAACAAGAATAGGATTAAGCTTTTATATTTCATAGGTACTTTAATTACTTATTTATACTGTTTTTTTGCCATTAATAGGTCACATCAACAAATCGCATAGATCCGGCAGGTACCGTTAAGGCAATAATTTTATCAATTGGTTTTAACGTTTCTTTACTTAAAATATCCTGAACGGCAACGGGCTGCTTTGTCTGAAACCTAATCCTTACGGCTCTGTCCTGTGGGTCCAGATATCCCTGGTCTACCAGCACTATTCTTGTATGATTTTGGTCTATCTCAATTGCACTCCAAAAGGCACCATTTACCAGGATAGGTAACTTTTTTTTACCTTCTTCTACATTGTTTTCAATAGTTTTACTGAAGGTTTTAGCATTAATTTTATTTCCATTATCAAAACCTACTTTACCATTAGAGATGAAATAGGGTAACTTTTGACTTTCAACAAAAGATTTTGACTCTACCGGGGCAATGGGTACCATTCCGTTTGGTAATTCCGGTATGTAGTTTAGCCAACGGTATTTTACACCCAGGCCGATATTAGAAAAGTCATTTTCAGGAACAGAAGCACCAGCCCAATGCATTTGCGCAACAGAGAAAACAGCATTATCATCATCACTTTTATATTGCATAAGATTATGATGGTTATCCACAGAATGGATTAAATCTTCGTCAACATCTTTTATAAGATGCCAGGAGCTGATAGATTGAATATTTTCTCTTTCTACTACAGGTAAAACTCCTGATTTCATTAGGGCAAATAGTATATCTAATCCTTCTCCCTTAGTAAAACTATTATCTAAAATAATTCCATAGCGAGCTCCGTAACTAGCCATAGCAACCCCTTGTCTCAAATAAGGTGATATGGAATTTTGTCCTCCGGGTGATAACGGTCTCCAACTTGTCGGGTTGTCATCTACCAGGCGCATAGCAAAGTCATCTACATATCCCCCGGAATGCATCCCGATTCTTCCAGCCAGATTTAGATCCTGAACCCTATTGCTGGTATCTTCAGAAGCTGGAATTAAAAAATCCTTGTATTTTCCTGAAAAAAACAAATTTTTCCAAAGTGGCAAATGAGAGGTAGCCGCCCAGAACATATTTTTATACCTGAAATAGACCTTTGCCTTATTATTTTTTCGGATTGCTTTAGCCAATCGAGGCATATATTCATTAACTAAATGAACTACCCTAGGATCTTCCGTATTATCCATTTCAGCATATATAAATCCGTAACAGGTAGTGGGTGCAACCTCCAGGACTTTTTCCATGGTTTCTATTTGAAGGTAAAAAGGATCATTTCCATGACCGGCCCAGAAGGTAAATGCCTGCCCTTTTTTTTCATATTCTATGGCTGTTTTGACAATATCTTCTCTGCTATCATTGTAATTGCCTCTTTTGTCCCTTTTTAAAGCACTCTTTCCAATAATTTTTACTAAAGAAGAGCGATCCGTATTTTCTTTTGGAGATTTTTGGACTACAAATTTAAGGGTTCCTCCTTTTAAATTTTTTACTTTAGGATTTACTTTTTTTGAGGTAATCATAACCCAATCACGGTTTGATTTTTTTTGGTAATCCGGGAGTGTAAAGTTAAGTGTCTGCTGGTAAAGTGTTGTTAAGTTTTGTGCAACTTCCAGCATTCTCCCTTGTAATGGGTGGTTTTGTTGCCACCATTTATCTTTTAAGGTATTATAAAAATACACCCCATTTCCTCCGTCAACTTCTCCTGTTGCCACTAATTGATTTGACCTTTGATCAAATACAAAATCGTTATGTACCGGACTTCCGTACCTTGTTCCGTTTCTAGCGATTAAATTACCTTTATTGTCCAGTACAAACAGTATACCGCCATGTTGTAAAACAATCTCCTTTCTATTTGCCAGAAAAACCCCTTTGGAATGGGCGTACCGTTGTTTTTCCTTATTAGAAGCTTTAAAATTCGTAATAATGTCAAAATTGCCATTTATTCCAATACATTGTGCTAAAAAATTCAGATCATTAAAAAGTAGGAGGTCATCTTTATTGTCGCCATCAAGATCTGCTACTTTAATATCGGTAATCATTGATTGTTTAACTTCTTTTAATTTATCGTTTTTAAAAGAGGTTTGTTTAATCACTTGCTTGGTTTCAGCATCTAAAAAACCCATAAATTCCCAACGATACTTATCGTGATTATAGGTTAGTAAAAAAAGGCATGGCTTGTTCGCTTCCAGAAAATTTCCGGCTTCAATTTTTCGTACAACACCTTTTATGGTGGTTGTAGAAACCAATTGTCCCTGGTCATCTAATTCATATAATTTATAATCATTACCACCGGCAAAAACCTGAATTTGATTATTGTTATTTACTACTGCGATTTCTGAAAACCGCACTTTATGCCCGGGATTGAAGGCCCATAGTAATTGTCCGGAACTGCTTAAAGCATATATGGTTCCGTCTCCACTGGCTACTAATACATCGTCATTTTGATCATTAGTGATATCTACGGCTTTTATTTCAAATATAACCGCTGGTGTTTGTGTTTGATATTCCCAAATCTTCTTCCCTTCTAGAGAATATAAAGAAATACTACCAGACAATTCTGAAAAATAGAATACACTATTACCGCTTACAGTAGCTATCTCAGCATTCCTAATCATATGACCGTCGGTAGAAAAGTTTTGTGAGTTTGTCACTAAGGTGACTAATAACAGCAGTATCAAGGGTATTTTATATATCATTGCTTACTATCCTTGTTTAGTACTATAACCGATTTCGTACATGGTTGACGTTGATCTAAAACCGGAATATAATGTTTAACCATAGTATCTCTGTAAGCATCTATGTATAGTGATCCTTCTTTGGCTATAATCCGAAGTAGTGTTCGATTTTTTAACTTCATTGTTTTCTTGCAGTACTTTAAAAACAAGATGAAGGTAAAAAAGAATAGTGGCTTTAACAGTTGAATGATGGTAATACTCATAATAAGCAGTACATTAATTCACAAAATTCAACTTCTTTGTAAATAAGTATGTACCCGTACGTAAACGATATGTATTTACTGGTTTTAAAGTTGCTGGTAAGTACTTTTATAACTTAATTGTATATTGTTTTGAAAGGTGTAAACTAATACAAAACAACAGGTCATAGTAAGTAAAAGTTTCTAAAATGCACTATTCTAAAATCGACTTTCATTTATGTATACTTCAATATTAAAAATTATAGTATTGCTATTACTATTTGTTTTTCCTTTTCAAATAAATGCTCAAAACAGGAAAAACAGGTGGTGGTAAGAGAAAAACCCGCAGTATGGAAAAACCTGGTGTTGGGCGGTAGGTTTGTGGATAGGATAAAACTTATGCCAAATCTAGGTGGAATGACTAGCGATACCTGGGGAAGCGCAAACGTAATTCCCAGGGATGTTAATAATGGGATTGAAGACCCAGACTGGTCTTATTGGGGAGGGAATACCCGGTTAGACAAGGACGGATTATTTCATCTAATAGTTTGCAGATGGCCGGAGAAAGCCGAAAAAGGGCATTTTGAATGGCCGGAATCTACATTGGTACATGCAGTTTCAAAAAATTCTTACGGTCCTTATAAGGTGATTAAAAGTGAGGGTTTAGGCAAAGGTCATAATCCGGAATGGTACATTTCTAAAAATGGAAAGTGCGTAATTTATACAATTGATAAAAGATACATTGCAGATAGTATCAATGGTATTTGGCAAACTTCTCGATACCAATTTGATGATCGGGACAGAAAAGATACCAAACAGAAAAATTATATGACCAACTGTACCTTTACCCAAAGAGAGGATGGTAGTTTTTTAATGATCAACAGACACGGACAATCGTGGTTTAGCAAAGATGGAATTTCCACTTTTTACCGGGTTTCAGAAACTACAAATTATCCCAAGGTAGCGGGTAAATTTGAAGATCCGTTTGTATGGAGAGATCATGTGCAATACTATATGATTGTCAACGACTGGAAAGGTAGGATGGCCTGGTACCTGCGTTCTAAAGATGGTGTGGATTGGGTAGTAGATCCCGGAGAAGCCTATATGCCCGGTAGTATTTCAAAACATGAAAACGGTATTCACGAAGATTGGTTTAAATACGAGCGGGTAAAATTAAACCAGGACAAATTCGGTAGAGTATATCAAGCTAATTTTGCCGTAATCGATACATTAAAGCATTCGGATTTAGGTAATGATACCCATAGTTCAAAATGGATAGCAGTTCCTTTAAACAAAGGCGTGCTAGCAGAGATTGAAAATAAAAATTTTATTGATTCTAAAACTAAGGAAATTAAAATCAAAATTCTTGCGGAAGATGATTTTGACCCACATACCGCCATAAATATTAAGTCTCTTAGATTTGGAGCATCTGAAGAAGTTAATTTTGGAGGAGGTAGTAAAGTCTTGAAAACAGTAAAATCCGGTAAAGACCTGATTGTTGTTTTTAGCGGTAAAGGAAATGGGCTAACAAAAGATAATTTTGCCGGAAAATTACTGGGTAAAACAATGGATGGAAATTTACTTTTTGGGTATTCTAAATTACCGGGAATCACTTATATCACACCTATTTTATCCTCGAGACTTCCTGAATTTACATTGTCTAATAATGGTCTTAATATAAATGTAGAAGTAGAAAATTTTGGACAAATAGTTTCAAATAAATCAAAACTAAAAATAAACTTAATTGATATTTCCGGAAGAGAAATAGTTTTAGGTACAGCTACCGTAGGTCAGATCGAACCTTTTGGAAAGGAAAAAGTAAAAATTAAGTCTTCCGGAACCTTTGTAAAAGGAGAAAAATTAATGGTGAGAACTATAATTGAATCAAAAAACTTAGAGCCTATTTCATTGACAAAAAATGTCATTGTAAAATAATAGAAAGGCTATATAATAGGGGAGTAGCTTATTATTTAGTTAAAATTAAACCGGAAATTTTAGTTGGCGTATAGATTTTAAACAGATTCTTGACTTTAAAATTCAAAGGGAAGCTTTACCTAATATTTTAAAATGAAATTCATATTTGATTGAAATAATGATAAAATTTTTGTTAA from Aquimarina sp. ERC-38 includes these protein-coding regions:
- a CDS encoding sulfatase — encoded protein: MSTISDAKSQQVASAKPRKEMVSNTSKKPNLIIIHTDEHNFRTISAYQKLLPKEQAFVWGEGNNSKTPNIDKLADEGAIAMSYYASSPVCTPSRASLVTGLYPQATGAPKNGLHIREDIPTFATILRDQGYATSYVGKWHLAGEEKYTFGIKYKAGFEDNTYMMTGGHAPYFHIKNGNFRGINQNVASKLPQDEVIHATDFFTEKTLAILERDKDQPFAIMLSIPDPHTPDYAKPPYNTMYEHLKIEAPKTMEAQYTAIKPSWAGGQNENDKNEAIGKKAFANEKNALKQYFGMISHIDDSVGSILKFLTDNNLTENTIVIFTSDHGDMFFEHNRRNKSVPYEGSARIPFLIRYPEKIPAKKVIHTAYTNVDFTPTILSLMGVNTEANFHGLDTSDDFTNAQKEITGDRITYFAKSGGWWVSAVNHRYKLIIDKREKPYLFDLQKDPDEVINFYEDPEYKEVAKRMQEELFNQLKKYDEPGLNQRQAYVTK
- a CDS encoding glycoside hydrolase family protein, translating into MVREKPAVWKNLVLGGRFVDRIKLMPNLGGMTSDTWGSANVIPRDVNNGIEDPDWSYWGGNTRLDKDGLFHLIVCRWPEKAEKGHFEWPESTLVHAVSKNSYGPYKVIKSEGLGKGHNPEWYISKNGKCVIYTIDKRYIADSINGIWQTSRYQFDDRDRKDTKQKNYMTNCTFTQREDGSFLMINRHGQSWFSKDGISTFYRVSETTNYPKVAGKFEDPFVWRDHVQYYMIVNDWKGRMAWYLRSKDGVDWVVDPGEAYMPGSISKHENGIHEDWFKYERVKLNQDKFGRVYQANFAVIDTLKHSDLGNDTHSSKWIAVPLNKGVLAEIENKNFIDSKTKEIKIKILAEDDFDPHTAINIKSLRFGASEEVNFGGGSKVLKTVKSGKDLIVVFSGKGNGLTKDNFAGKLLGKTMDGNLLFGYSKLPGITYITPILSSRLPEFTLSNNGLNINVEVENFGQIVSNKSKLKINLIDISGREIVLGTATVGQIEPFGKEKVKIKSSGTFVKGEKLMVRTIIESKNLEPISLTKNVIVK